A stretch of DNA from Curtobacterium sp. MCBD17_035:
CTTGGCCAGGTCGATCGGGCCCGGGTCCCCGCGGCCGAGGAGCTTGGCCGTTCGACGCTTGACGGCCTCCCACAGTGCGCCCGCGACGTGCCCGCCGTCGAGCGGCAGCAGCGGCACGAGGTTGAGCACGAAGAGACCGATGTTGAGCGCGCCGAGCAGCGACAGGATCGTGTAGATCTTGTCGACGACCGGGACGCCGCTCGCCGACGCCACGGTCCCGATGGCGCGGCCGACGCCGACGACGCTCACCGGGCTGTCCTGTGCGCGCTGTTGGGATCCGAACGCGGCGTTCCACACCGCGACGAGTCGCTGCGGCAGGTCGAGGATGAGCGACGCCGACGCCTCGGTCTGTGCCCAGACCGCGGGCAGGACCGCCGCCGGCGACTGCCGGACCAGCGTCTGTCCGATCGAGACGCCGACGACGCCGACGCGTTCCGTCTTCGTGCTGCCGTCCTGCTCCTTCGCCACCGTGCCGTCGGCGCGGTAGACGTCACGCGTCGCCAACCGGGGCGTCACGGTGATCGTGCGCCGCTGCCCGTCGCGGAGGACCGTGAGTCGCACGGGCGAGCTGGCCGACCGCTGCAGGATCGTCGTCAGCTCGGTCGTCGAGACATCCGACCGGCCGTCGACCGCGAGCACGGCGTCGCCGGCACGCAGCCCTGCCCGCGTCGCCGGGGACACCGGATCGTCACTCGTGCACCGGGTCGACTGCGACGTCGGCAGCACGCACGCGGTCGTGCCCGCGATGCTCGTCGTCGGCGCGCCGAAGCCGCACAGCAGGACCGCGAACAGCACGATGCCGATCACGAGGTTCATGGCCGGGCCCGCGATCATGACGATGATCCGCTTCCACGGTGTCAGTCGGTAGAACGCCCGCTCGTCCCCCTGCTCGGCGATCTGCTCCGCGCTGGCGTCTCGGGCGTCCTGCACCATCGCGCTGTAGAACCCGGTGTTCGTGATCGGTGCGGGTTTGCCGGACGCCCGCGGGGCGAGCATCCCGACCATCGAGATGTAGCCGCCCAGGAGGATCGGCTTGACCCCGTACTCCGTGTCGCCGCGGCGGAACGACCACAGCGTCCGCCCGAACCCGAGCATGTACTGCGTCACCTTGACGCCGAAGAGCTTGGCGAAGAACAGGTGTCCGAGCTCGTGGAGGCCGATCGAGACCAGCAGGCCGACGACGAACACGACGACGCCGAGGACGAACAGGAGCACGGATCCGGGGGTCACCGGGGTAGCGTACGGGACCCTCGCCAAGCAGCAGCCGAGGGACCGCTGAGCGGCGACTGCTCATCGCGGAGTCACCGTGCCGTGTCGGGCATCGACGACGGGTCGGGAGACGGGCGTCCTGCCGGGAGGCGCGGTGCGCGTCAGCGACGCAGCAGACGATCCGCCTCGGCGCGCGCCCACCGCTCGGCCGCGAGCACGCCCTCGAGCGAGGACTCCCCCGCGTCGTGTGCGTCGACGACCCGCTCCACGGTGTCGACGATGTCGAGGAACCCGATCGCGCCCGCGTGGAACGCCCCGACCGCCTGTTCGTTCGCGGCGTTGAACACCGCCGGGTAGGTCCCGCCGCGCTCCCCCACCTGCTTCGCCAGCCGGACGGCGCCGAAGGCGTCCTGGTCGAGCGGCTCGAAGGTCCAGGCGGACGACCGTGTCCAGTCGAGTGGCACGCCGACGCCCGCGACACGGTCGGGCCACCCCAGACCGAGCGCGATCGGCAACCGCATGTCGGGCGGGG
This window harbors:
- a CDS encoding site-2 protease family protein, translating into MTPGSVLLFVLGVVVFVVGLLVSIGLHELGHLFFAKLFGVKVTQYMLGFGRTLWSFRRGDTEYGVKPILLGGYISMVGMLAPRASGKPAPITNTGFYSAMVQDARDASAEQIAEQGDERAFYRLTPWKRIIVMIAGPAMNLVIGIVLFAVLLCGFGAPTTSIAGTTACVLPTSQSTRCTSDDPVSPATRAGLRAGDAVLAVDGRSDVSTTELTTILQRSASSPVRLTVLRDGQRRTITVTPRLATRDVYRADGTVAKEQDGSTKTERVGVVGVSIGQTLVRQSPAAVLPAVWAQTEASASLILDLPQRLVAVWNAAFGSQQRAQDSPVSVVGVGRAIGTVASASGVPVVDKIYTILSLLGALNIGLFVLNLVPLLPLDGGHVAGALWEAVKRRTAKLLGRGDPGPIDLAKTMPLTFAVVVLLGGMSLLLIYADIVRPVRVFG